One Carassius auratus strain Wakin chromosome 44, ASM336829v1, whole genome shotgun sequence genomic window carries:
- the LOC113061979 gene encoding 28S ribosomal protein S21, mitochondrial-like, with protein MASHLRFVARTVMVQNGNVDAAYGALSRVLSSDGIIESVKRRRYYEKPCRERERKSYENCKRIYNSEMARKISFVSRTQRQDPWLGC; from the exons ATGGCGAGCCACCTTCGCTTCGTAGCTCGGACTGTCATGGTCCAGAACGGCAATGTCGACGCGGCATATGGCGCGCTGAGCAG AGTGCTGTCTTCTGATGGAATAATTGAATCTGTAAAGCGAAGAAGATACTATGAGAAACCTTGTcgtgagcgagagagaaagagctaTGAGAACTGTAAGAGAATCTACAACAGTGAGATGGCCAGAAAAATATCTTTTGTATCAAGGACACAAAGACAAGATCCATGGCTTGGATGTTAA
- the LOC113062233 gene encoding cellular retinoic acid-binding protein 2-like, which yields MESNKKRTFPDFSGSWKITSSDNFEELLKAIGINAFLRKIAVAAASKPAVEITQQGERLSIQTSTSVRTTHVSFTVGKAFNETTVDGRLCTSYPEWETDRKITCEQILHCGEGPKTSWTRELTIDGKMILTMRVGDVVCTRVYERD from the exons ATGGAGTCTAACAAGAAGCGAACGTTTCCTGACTTTTCTGGATCATGGAAAATTACAAGTTCCGACAATTTCGAGGAACTTTTAAAAGCTATCG gaaTAAATGCCTTTCTACGCAAGATTGCAGTTGCAGCAGCTTCCAAACCAGCTGTTGAGATTACACAGCAGGGGGAACGTCTCTCCATTCAGACCTCCACGAGTGTACGCACCACTCATGTGTCCTTCACGGTGGGCAAGGCCTTCAACGAGACTACAGTGGATGGACGCCTATGCACA AGTTATCCAGAATGGGAGACAGACCGTAAAATCACTTGTGAGCAGATACTGCACTGTGGGGAGGGCCCTAAGACATCATGGACACGTGAACTGACCATTGATGGCAAGATGATTCTC ACCATGAGAGTCGGAGATGTCGTCTGCACCCGTGTGTATGAACGAGACTGA
- the LOC113062236 gene encoding mediator of RNA polymerase II transcription subunit 30-like isoform X1, giving the protein MTTPPLAQFPGQQAQAARDVNTASLCRIGQETVQDIVLRTMEIFQLLRNMQLPNGVTYHPNTHQDRLGKLQEHLRMLSVLFRKLRLVYDKCNENCAGLDPVPPEVRLQLIPYVEDESSKMDDRMASQMRATSEERREVLEVNKKLKQKNQQLKMIMDQLRNLIWEINSMLAVRS; this is encoded by the exons ATGACAACCCCTCCTCTGGCCCAGTTCCCTGGGCAACAGGCTCAGGCAGCTCGGGATGTGAACACAGCCTCGCTCTGTCGGATCGGACAGGAGACGGTGCAGGACATTGTCTTACGAACCATGGAGATCTTTCAGCTGCTGAGAAACATGCAG CTGCCGAATGGAGTCACCTATCATCCTAACACTCATCAGGACCGGTTGGGGAAACTGCAGGAGCACTTGCGGATGCTCTCTGTCCTTTTCCGCAAGCTCCGTCTCGTCTATGACAAATGCAATGAAAATTGTGCTGGTCTGGACCCCGTCCCCCCTGAGGTGAGATTG cAACTTATCCCTTATGTAGAGGATGAGAGTTCTAAGATGGATGACCGAATGGCCAGTCAAATGCGTGCAACCAGTGAAGAGAGAAGAGAAGTACTGGAAGTAAATAAG AAACTCAAACAGAAGAACCAGCAGCTGAAGATGATTATGGACCAGCTCAGGAACCTCATCTGGGAGATCAACTCCATGCTGGCTGTCaggagctga
- the LOC113062234 gene encoding zinc transporter 8-like, translating into MRDIIIVLMEGTPAGVNYNEVREQLLRVKGVKAVHNLHIWALTMNQAVLSAHVAIDDTVEPQAVLREMTQTCFTSYNFHSVTIQLEHQADQRADCNLCEDPTK; encoded by the exons ATGAGGGACATTATCATTGTCTTAATGGAAG GTACGCCGGCTGGTGTGAACTACAATGAGGTGAGGGAACAACTGCTCCGAGTAAAGGGTGTCAAAGCTGTGCACAACCTTCACATCTGGGCCTTGACAATGAACCAGGCTGTACTTTCTGCTCATGTGGCTATAG ATGATACTGTAGAGCCACAGGCGGTGTTGAGAGAAATGACCCAGACCTGTTTCACCTCATACAATTTCCATTCAGTAACCATTCAACTGGAGCATCAGGCGGACCAAAGGGCTGACTGTAACCTCTGTGAAGACCCCACAAAGTGA
- the LOC113062236 gene encoding mediator of RNA polymerase II transcription subunit 30-like isoform X2: MTTPPLAQFPGQQAQAARDVNTASLCRIGQETVQDIVLRTMEIFQLLRNMQLPNGVTYHPNTHQDRLGKLQEHLRMLSVLFRKLRLVYDKCNENCAGLDPVPPEQLIPYVEDESSKMDDRMASQMRATSEERREVLEVNKKLKQKNQQLKMIMDQLRNLIWEINSMLAVRS; encoded by the exons ATGACAACCCCTCCTCTGGCCCAGTTCCCTGGGCAACAGGCTCAGGCAGCTCGGGATGTGAACACAGCCTCGCTCTGTCGGATCGGACAGGAGACGGTGCAGGACATTGTCTTACGAACCATGGAGATCTTTCAGCTGCTGAGAAACATGCAG CTGCCGAATGGAGTCACCTATCATCCTAACACTCATCAGGACCGGTTGGGGAAACTGCAGGAGCACTTGCGGATGCTCTCTGTCCTTTTCCGCAAGCTCCGTCTCGTCTATGACAAATGCAATGAAAATTGTGCTGGTCTGGACCCCGTCCCCCCTGAG cAACTTATCCCTTATGTAGAGGATGAGAGTTCTAAGATGGATGACCGAATGGCCAGTCAAATGCGTGCAACCAGTGAAGAGAGAAGAGAAGTACTGGAAGTAAATAAG AAACTCAAACAGAAGAACCAGCAGCTGAAGATGATTATGGACCAGCTCAGGAACCTCATCTGGGAGATCAACTCCATGCTGGCTGTCaggagctga